In Arachis hypogaea cultivar Tifrunner chromosome 17, arahy.Tifrunner.gnm2.J5K5, whole genome shotgun sequence, a single window of DNA contains:
- the LOC112764154 gene encoding probable protein phosphatase 2C 27 — protein sequence MISGGTMHVGMDFPHQFTMLEGENDKGNVLVMEDEKSEDLSNVRQMARGKPPRHHGSGMRHSISTTRLVAAPDLSLDVEVTGCKSSSEENTEFLPIFRSGSCAEKGPKEYMEDEHICIDDLIQHLGSSSNFPFTGAFYGVFDGHGGTDAASFIRNNILRFILEDSHFPTCVAKAITSAFLKADYAFADSSSLDISSGTTALTTLVNGRTMMVANAGDCRAVLGRRGRAVEMSTDQKPNRISERLRIERLGGVVYDGYLNGQLSVSRALGDWHMKGPKGSACPLSAEPELQEINLTEDDEFLIMGCDGLWDVMSNQCAVTMARKELMIHNDPERCSRELVREALKRNSCDNLTVIVVCFSQDPPPRIETPPSRVRRSISAEGLNLLKGVLDS from the exons ATGATTTCTGGAGGGACTATGCATGTGGGTATGGACTTTCCTCATCAATTTACTATGCTAGAAGGTGAAAATGATAAAGGAAATGTATTAGTTATGGAAGATGAGAAATCAGAAGATTTGAGTAATGTAAGACAAATGGCAAGGGGCAAACCTCCACGCCACCATGGCTCCGGCATGAGACATAGTATTAGCACCACTAGATTGGTTGCTGCACCAGATTTG AGTTTGGATGTGGAGGTTACAGGATGCAAGTCATCTTCTGAAGAAAACACAGAGTTTCTACCCATATTTCGGTCAGGAAGTTGTGCTGAAAAAGGACCTAAAGAATATATGGAAGATGAACATATATGCATAGATGATCTTATTCAGCATCTAGGTTCATCTTCCAATTTTCCTTTTACAGGAGCTTTCTATGGT GTGTTTGATGGGCATGGAGGTACAGATGCAGCTTCTTTTATAAGAAATAACATCCTTAGATTCATACTTGAGGACTCCCATTTTCCAACTTGCGTGGCAAAGGCAATTACAAGTGCTTTCTTGAAAGCTGATTATGCATTTGCAGATTCTAGTTCGTTAGATATCTCCTCTGGAACCACTGCTTTAACAACTCTTGTTAATGGAAG GACCATGATGGTCGCCAATGCCGGGGACTGTAGAGCTGTACTGGGGAGGCGAGGTAGAGCAGTCGAGATGTCAACAGACCAGAAACCAAATCGTATTTCGGAGAGGCTGAGGATTGAGAGGCTTGGTGGTGTGGTATACGATGGATACTTGAACGGGCAACTGTCAGTTTCCCGTGCTCTAGGAGACTGGCACATGAAAGGTCCCAAGGGCTCTGCATGCCCTCTGAGCGCGGAACCTGAGTTGCAAGAAATCAACCTGACTGAGGACGACGAGTTCTTGATAATGGGTTGTGATGGATTATGGGACGTGATGAGTAACCAATGCGCTGTGACAATGGCAAGGAAAGAATTAATGATACACAATGATCCTGAAAGGTGTTCAAGAGAACTGGTCAGAGAGGCTCTTAAGCGCAACTCTTGTGATAACTTAACAGTGATCGTGGTGTGTTTCTCACAAGATCCTCCTCCAAGAATAGAGACACCACCTTCTCGAGTCAGAAGGAGCATATCTGCAGAAGGCCTCAATTTACTCAAGGGTGTATTGGACTCTTAG
- the LOC112764157 gene encoding uncharacterized protein: protein MVKKTMEKERFRSMSVAALWLLVLAVASIFALSDAIDDKCAACRAVAGELEFELSKEKPRNHLDMRHRLDSKGQRQGKLIDYRVSELRVVELLDDLCDKMQDYTLKDDTNEWYKVVSWELLSNKQEAKAYAKDISTYCGRLLEETEDEFAELIKKGSVKVGEVSKVLCQDLSKHCSQRSISEKGEDNGNGEL from the exons ATGGTAAAGAAGACGATGGAGAAGGAAAGGTTTCGGTCAATGTCAGTGGCGGCACTTTGGCTGTTGGTATTGGCGGTCGCCAGCATATTTGCTCTTTCCGATGCCATCGATGACAAATGCGCCGCCTGTAGAGCTGTCGCC GGGGAGCTAGAGTTTGAGCTCTCCAAG GAGAAGCCGCGGAATCATTTGGATATGCGTCACCGCTTGGATTCCAAGGGCCAGCGTCAGGGCAAACTTATTGATTACAG AGTTAGCGAGCTTAGAGTAGTTGAACTCCTTGACGATCTTTGTGATAAGATGCAAGACTACACACTCAAG GATGATACAAATGAATGGTACAAAGTTGTTAGTTGGGAATTACTCTCAA ATAAGCAAGAAGCCAAGGCATATGCAAAGGATATATCTACTTATTGTGGAAG ATTGCTTGAAGAAACAGAAGATGAG TTCGCTGAGTTGATAAAGAAAGGATCCGTTAAAGTGGGAGAAGTGAGCAAAGTTCTTTGTCAAGATTTGAGCAAACACTGCAGTCAAAGGAG TATTTCAGAGAAGGGAGAGGACAATGGTAATGGAGAGCTCTGA